In Myxococcota bacterium, one genomic interval encodes:
- a CDS encoding DNA/RNA helicase domain-containing protein, with translation MESQQHQEWSASVGILQSEIRQDIPDEIEILRDALEESGLAAYSDVILEYDFRRRGLRIDCVLLAPGMIAVLEFKRSKLSAADADQVTNYCVNLVEFHQETRRTCDEECAIVVPVLVQTNGEFEYRGPIRGEFLSEPWAPVLREPIRCGGADLGKALRDVLGLRKGATALSREAWLSSRFSPSSSILDAAISLFGDHDVSAIHEHAGSIEQIESTIVDVAVQIEQARAGKRNTVVFVSGAPGAGKTLVGLRLAFDERFRDDAVFVTGNAPLVDVLTEALRRSYKRSASRTVGSISGYPRENARLVIENAVFKIVKAHNFLGERGKETASSDGSIVIFDEAQRTYEKGRVVVGHPLEDHEADLILHSLEQSYDEGAVVVALLGHNQAINRGERGAIAWLEAAERRGWNYAISDPSLELGEFDDLAHWRDHPLRTVLDAGHLPHSLRFYRNRFVEEWVHCVMEDDQIGARVLSERLATEGHQIWITRDLHVARSWARNHRVGDERVGLIASGQARRLAAEGLFVDQKPSIAQWMLAPSGDIRSSNMLETVQNQFQIQGLELDYTVVCWDADLRRGKAGWEAWRIRGGGWQKNKALDVAKNSYRVLLTRARKGMVVFVPEGDRSGHDGTRHPRFYDGIAMHLLACGVRKLPSEDQENEQ, from the coding sequence GTGGAGAGTCAGCAACACCAAGAGTGGAGCGCCAGCGTCGGCATTCTGCAGAGTGAGATCCGTCAAGATATACCTGACGAGATTGAGATTCTCCGGGATGCGCTCGAGGAATCCGGGCTTGCCGCCTACTCCGATGTGATTCTCGAGTACGACTTCAGGCGCCGGGGTCTTCGAATCGATTGCGTCCTCCTGGCCCCCGGCATGATCGCGGTCTTGGAGTTCAAGCGATCAAAACTCTCTGCGGCGGACGCGGATCAGGTGACGAACTACTGCGTGAACCTCGTAGAGTTCCATCAGGAGACGCGAAGAACCTGCGACGAAGAGTGCGCCATCGTCGTTCCGGTTCTTGTGCAGACCAATGGAGAGTTTGAGTATCGGGGTCCCATCCGCGGCGAGTTTCTTTCGGAGCCATGGGCGCCCGTATTGCGAGAGCCGATTCGATGCGGGGGCGCAGACCTTGGAAAGGCTCTTCGTGATGTTCTCGGGTTGAGGAAGGGGGCGACGGCGCTAAGCCGTGAAGCCTGGCTGTCGTCGCGGTTCTCTCCATCGTCGTCGATTCTCGACGCGGCGATCTCCCTCTTTGGGGATCACGACGTCAGCGCGATCCATGAGCACGCCGGCTCAATCGAGCAGATCGAGTCCACCATCGTCGACGTGGCGGTTCAGATCGAACAGGCTCGGGCGGGAAAGCGGAACACGGTCGTCTTCGTGTCGGGCGCCCCGGGTGCCGGGAAAACGCTGGTCGGACTGCGGCTCGCGTTCGACGAGCGGTTCCGCGATGACGCAGTCTTCGTGACGGGAAACGCGCCCCTTGTCGACGTTCTCACAGAGGCGCTTAGGAGGTCCTACAAGAGGAGTGCTTCGCGCACCGTAGGCTCGATCTCTGGATACCCGCGTGAGAACGCACGCCTGGTGATCGAGAACGCCGTGTTCAAGATCGTCAAGGCTCACAACTTTCTTGGCGAGCGAGGAAAGGAAACTGCCTCGTCTGATGGCAGCATCGTGATCTTCGATGAGGCTCAGCGCACCTACGAGAAAGGGCGAGTAGTTGTCGGTCACCCCCTTGAGGATCACGAGGCGGATCTGATCCTGCACTCGTTGGAGCAGTCCTACGATGAAGGCGCCGTCGTTGTCGCCCTGCTCGGGCACAACCAAGCGATAAATCGTGGCGAGCGGGGTGCGATCGCGTGGCTGGAGGCTGCGGAGCGGCGTGGCTGGAACTACGCGATCTCGGACCCATCCCTGGAGCTAGGGGAGTTCGACGATCTGGCGCATTGGCGAGATCACCCGCTGCGAACGGTGCTCGATGCAGGTCACCTGCCCCATTCCCTTCGCTTCTATCGCAACCGCTTCGTGGAGGAGTGGGTTCACTGCGTGATGGAGGATGACCAGATCGGCGCGCGCGTGCTGAGTGAGAGACTGGCAACTGAGGGACACCAGATCTGGATCACGCGAGATTTGCATGTGGCGCGAAGCTGGGCTCGCAATCACCGCGTGGGTGATGAGCGCGTCGGGCTAATCGCCTCTGGCCAAGCAAGGCGTCTCGCCGCAGAAGGGCTGTTCGTCGATCAGAAACCATCCATTGCTCAGTGGATGCTGGCTCCGAGTGGCGATATTCGATCGTCGAATATGCTGGAGACTGTGCAGAACCAGTTTCAGATCCAGGGCCTCGAGCTGGACTATACGGTCGTGTGCTGGGATGCCGATCTGCGGCGGGGCAAGGCGGGCTGGGAGGCTTGGAGGATCAGGGGAGGTGGCTGGCAGAAAAACAAGGCACTGGACGTAGCGAAGAACAGCTATCGAGTCCTTCTCACGCGGGCTCGGAAGGGAATGGTCGTGTTCGTACCCGAAGGGGATAGGAGCGGGCACGACGGCACCCGCCATCCGCGCTTCTACGATGGGATCGCGATGCACCTCCTGGCCTGTGGCGTCCGCAAGTTGCCGAGCGAGGATCAAGAAAACGAACAGTGA
- a CDS encoding PEP-CTERM sorting domain-containing protein, giving the protein MIPVRDFRQHLGSRRMASAWLFAAALAVALLPRPSAAAMFITIAPVGNDVVASTLGGTLNTSGLSFSGNEPASGPTLWPVFAEIVLGAPAGFDRYVAITGPSSWGPPTSPSNAASSLGPLVGVSSGQFLVVPTGYVSGAPLGPASATFANATIASLELTPGAYVYSWGSGGNADSLTVTIVPEPATGALLTLGVVVLAARRRTQLGNA; this is encoded by the coding sequence ATGATCCCCGTGCGCGACTTCCGACAACACCTCGGGAGCCGACGAATGGCCTCCGCGTGGCTCTTCGCGGCGGCGCTCGCGGTCGCGCTGCTGCCTCGACCCTCTGCGGCCGCGATGTTCATCACCATCGCCCCGGTGGGGAACGATGTGGTGGCGTCGACGCTCGGCGGCACGCTGAACACGTCGGGTCTGTCCTTCTCGGGGAACGAGCCTGCCAGCGGCCCCACGCTGTGGCCCGTGTTCGCGGAGATCGTGTTGGGCGCACCCGCCGGCTTCGACCGCTACGTGGCCATCACCGGGCCGTCCTCGTGGGGGCCGCCCACCAGCCCGTCGAACGCTGCGTCGAGCCTCGGGCCGCTGGTCGGCGTGAGCAGTGGTCAGTTCCTGGTCGTCCCCACCGGTTACGTGTCCGGTGCGCCCCTGGGCCCGGCCTCCGCGACATTCGCCAACGCCACCATCGCCTCGCTCGAGCTGACGCCGGGCGCCTACGTCTACAGCTGGGGCAGCGGCGGCAACGCGGACTCGCTCACGGTGACCATCGTGCCGGAGCCCGCGACCGGTGCGCTGCTCACGCTCGGCGTCGTCGTGTTGGCCGCGCGTCGCCGCACGCAGTTGGGGAACGCCTAG
- a CDS encoding carotenoid oxygenase family protein, with protein MKTQIHARHENHLPADDDHPYRTGAWRPQTTEYDAWDLDVEGEIPRDLSGTYLRNTENPVFLPIKRYHPFDGDGMLHAMSFADGEATYRNRFVPTDGLREEREAGEALWAGVAEPPTAAKREHGWGARELMKDTSSTDVVVHNGVALSSFWQCGDLYRTDPRTLEPLGKEDFDGQFPAEGISAHPKIDENTGEMLFFNYGKQAPYMHYGVVDASGKLAHYTGIELPGPRLPHDMAFTENYAIVNDCPMFWDPAALEKGVHATRYFPELPTRFGILPRRGEGHEVRWFEAAPTYVLHWMNAYEEGDEIILDGFFQENPAPEPIPEKGVNFNLFRFLDLHEMKARAHRWRFNLRTGDCKEERLSDRIMEFGMINGRYGGRRYRYSFNALPCAGWFGFEGFVRQDLETGREDVVRLPEGVFASESVVAPRDGATGETDGYVLTYTMDMNRDRSECWIFDADHPTGGPLARVSLPERICSGTHAFWHGDEAARA; from the coding sequence GTGAAGACCCAGATCCACGCTCGCCACGAGAACCACCTCCCGGCCGACGACGACCATCCCTATCGAACCGGTGCCTGGCGCCCCCAGACCACGGAATACGACGCCTGGGATCTCGATGTCGAAGGCGAGATTCCTCGCGATCTGTCCGGCACCTACCTGCGGAACACCGAGAACCCGGTCTTCCTGCCGATCAAGCGCTACCACCCCTTCGACGGCGACGGGATGCTGCACGCCATGTCGTTCGCGGACGGCGAGGCGACCTACCGGAACCGCTTCGTTCCGACGGACGGCCTGCGGGAAGAGCGCGAAGCCGGCGAGGCGCTGTGGGCCGGCGTGGCCGAACCGCCCACCGCCGCCAAGCGCGAGCATGGCTGGGGCGCCCGGGAGCTGATGAAGGATACGTCGAGCACCGATGTGGTGGTCCACAACGGCGTGGCGCTCTCGAGCTTCTGGCAGTGCGGCGACCTCTACCGCACCGATCCGCGCACCCTCGAACCGCTCGGCAAGGAAGACTTCGACGGCCAGTTCCCGGCCGAGGGGATCTCGGCGCATCCGAAGATCGACGAGAACACGGGCGAGATGCTCTTCTTCAACTACGGGAAGCAGGCGCCCTACATGCACTACGGCGTCGTCGACGCCTCGGGAAAGCTGGCGCACTACACGGGCATCGAGCTCCCGGGCCCGCGCCTTCCCCATGACATGGCGTTCACCGAGAACTACGCGATCGTGAACGACTGCCCGATGTTCTGGGACCCGGCCGCCCTGGAGAAGGGCGTTCACGCCACGCGCTATTTCCCCGAGCTTCCGACGCGGTTCGGCATCCTGCCGCGACGCGGTGAGGGCCATGAGGTCCGCTGGTTCGAAGCAGCGCCCACCTACGTCCTGCACTGGATGAACGCGTACGAAGAGGGGGACGAGATCATTCTCGACGGGTTCTTCCAGGAGAACCCCGCGCCCGAACCGATCCCCGAGAAGGGGGTGAACTTCAACCTCTTCCGGTTCCTCGACCTCCACGAGATGAAGGCCAGAGCGCACCGCTGGCGGTTCAATCTGCGTACGGGCGATTGCAAGGAAGAACGGCTCTCGGACCGGATCATGGAGTTCGGGATGATCAACGGCCGCTACGGCGGCCGCCGCTACCGCTACTCCTTCAACGCCCTGCCCTGTGCGGGTTGGTTCGGTTTCGAGGGCTTCGTTCGACAGGACCTCGAGACCGGTCGCGAAGACGTGGTCCGGTTGCCCGAAGGAGTCTTCGCGAGCGAGTCCGTCGTGGCTCCGCGCGATGGCGCGACGGGAGAGACCGACGGGTACGTTCTCACCTACACGATGGATATGAACCGGGACCGTTCCGAGTGCTGGATCTTCGATGCGGACCACCCGACCGGCGGACCGCTCGCGCGGGTCTCACTGCCGGAGCGCATCTGTTCCGGGACCCATGCCTTCTGGCACGGGGACGAAGCAGCCCGCGCCTAG
- a CDS encoding acetyl-CoA acetyltransferase, which translates to MKTAIMGGHQTDFARNWRRERLDIGALVKETIEGTLADADVDASEIDTIHVGNAFGQLYTGQGHLGAMPASVVPELWGVPAMRHEAACASSSIAALAAMAELEAGRYDCALVLGVELEKTLPGQEAAEVQAAAAWVGHETPPRAVVWPGVFDRVAQTYADRFGLDEAHLRAVGELNLRNAKDNPNAQTRDWKLSDASFQADDEANPVVAGRLRRNDVCQITDGGAGVVLVSDRWLARKNGRQPRAHIAGWGHTTVGLSLDQKLQRPDEGKFVMPHVRRAITDAWQRAGIEGVSALDAIETHDCMTPSEYMAIDHFGITPPGESYRAIEAGELERNGRIPVNASGGLIGGGHPVGATGVRMLLDASAQVAERAGEYQVGGARRAATLNIGGSTATTVSFIVERP; encoded by the coding sequence ATGAAGACAGCCATCATGGGCGGACACCAGACGGACTTCGCGCGGAACTGGCGGCGCGAGAGGCTCGACATCGGAGCTCTCGTCAAGGAGACGATCGAAGGAACGCTCGCCGATGCGGACGTCGACGCGAGTGAGATCGACACCATTCACGTCGGCAACGCGTTCGGCCAGCTCTACACCGGGCAGGGACACCTCGGCGCGATGCCCGCGAGCGTCGTGCCCGAGCTGTGGGGCGTCCCTGCGATGCGACACGAGGCGGCATGCGCGTCTAGCTCGATCGCGGCGTTGGCGGCGATGGCGGAGCTCGAAGCCGGTCGATACGACTGCGCCCTGGTATTGGGGGTCGAGCTCGAGAAGACGCTCCCGGGCCAGGAGGCTGCCGAGGTCCAGGCGGCGGCCGCCTGGGTGGGACACGAGACGCCGCCCCGCGCCGTCGTGTGGCCGGGCGTCTTCGACCGCGTCGCGCAGACCTACGCGGACCGCTTCGGACTCGACGAAGCGCACCTGCGGGCGGTCGGTGAACTCAATCTACGCAATGCGAAGGACAACCCGAACGCACAGACGCGCGACTGGAAGCTGAGCGACGCGTCCTTCCAGGCCGACGACGAGGCGAACCCGGTCGTCGCCGGCCGCCTCCGCCGCAACGACGTCTGCCAGATCACGGACGGTGGCGCGGGGGTGGTGCTGGTCTCGGACCGCTGGCTGGCGCGCAAGAACGGGCGCCAGCCCCGCGCGCACATCGCGGGCTGGGGTCACACGACGGTCGGCCTCTCGCTCGATCAGAAGTTGCAGCGTCCCGACGAGGGCAAGTTCGTGATGCCCCACGTGCGCCGGGCGATCACCGATGCGTGGCAGCGCGCCGGCATCGAGGGCGTGTCCGCGCTCGACGCGATCGAGACCCACGATTGCATGACGCCTTCCGAGTACATGGCCATCGACCACTTCGGAATCACGCCGCCCGGCGAGAGCTACCGCGCGATCGAGGCGGGCGAGCTCGAACGCAACGGCCGCATCCCCGTCAACGCGAGCGGCGGCCTGATCGGAGGGGGACACCCGGTCGGAGCGACCGGCGTGCGCATGCTGCTGGATGCGTCGGCGCAGGTGGCAGAGCGCGCGGGCGAGTATCAGGTCGGCGGCGCGCGCCGTGCGGCTACGCTGAACATCGGCGGCAGCACGGCGACCACCGTGAGCTTCATCGTCGAGCGACCGTAG
- a CDS encoding TetR/AcrR family transcriptional regulator, translated as MAAIDPAENGLTRIGKAERTRLRLVDAVRAEIQSEGSFSAQSVAERTESSPATFYNHFPSKSDAILAAFDAVMVDLVSFVGRTLDVARALEMGLADFLADWTWQSAEFFHDNSVVFAAARSQMPGSPEFRTVYRTREAEALVHYVRFVRLAQRAGIARDGDPQALAEVLMLVSEGWNHPLVLRMTRGDAFHVELARSVQAMLAPETESK; from the coding sequence TTGGCCGCGATCGACCCTGCTGAGAATGGGCTCACCCGCATCGGGAAGGCCGAGCGGACCCGCCTGCGCCTGGTCGATGCGGTCCGCGCAGAGATCCAATCCGAGGGCAGCTTCTCCGCCCAGTCCGTCGCCGAGCGGACCGAGAGCTCGCCGGCGACCTTCTACAACCACTTCCCGTCGAAGAGTGACGCGATCCTCGCGGCCTTCGACGCGGTCATGGTCGATCTGGTCTCGTTCGTCGGCCGCACGCTGGACGTCGCTCGCGCTCTAGAGATGGGGCTTGCCGACTTCCTCGCGGACTGGACCTGGCAGAGCGCCGAGTTCTTCCACGACAACTCGGTGGTCTTCGCGGCGGCGCGGAGTCAGATGCCGGGCTCGCCCGAGTTCCGGACCGTCTACCGGACACGCGAAGCCGAAGCCCTGGTGCACTACGTGCGCTTCGTGCGCCTCGCTCAGCGCGCAGGGATCGCGCGGGATGGAGATCCCCAGGCCCTGGCCGAGGTCCTGATGTTGGTTTCAGAGGGTTGGAACCATCCCCTCGTCCTGCGGATGACCCGCGGCGACGCGTTTCATGTGGAGCTGGCTCGCTCGGTGCAGGCGATGCTGGCGCCGGAAACCGAATCGAAGTAG
- a CDS encoding amidohydrolase family protein — protein sequence MSHLLVKNGVLIDGTGSPGRRADVRIRNGIVAEVGPDLAPDGEEVFDAAGATVCPGFIDSHTHLDPSMFWDPGCDPMPQHGVTTALIGNCSLSLAPVKPEHLDEVMDVFCYIEDMPIEDFRQGIPWNWETWREYRDSMNANGAAVNMASLIGHSMLRIYVMGADAWKRAATDAEVDSMCAELSEALEAGCFGISTSFFDVDRAGRFVPTRFAEQKEFDALAATMGQAGHGLVEFIPNFTGETPLEEMKQIADATAPHDGVTAVWNGLLHTELAPERSDELIAYSQGLRDAGADIWPIASPRTVDFNVNWEQTMVFMMLPEGWNQIMLVQGDERAAKLRDPEWRKVAREEWDRVDKSLFPNTRPEYARFTSVTKPENERWLAKSLQDLVDERGGHPSDVFADWILENDLEPGVVAAGVSNSDVEGVAKMLVDDRVIVSASDAGAHVQMMCAAGDTTLLLTRHVRERGDFTLEKAIYELTGAQSERLGFKDRGILAPGYAGDLTVFDLAELAWEPDTFVSDLPSGGARLRRPPGGYRLTAVGGVITPRDGVLTGANPGRVIDGGAQRPAGH from the coding sequence ATGAGCCACCTACTGGTGAAGAACGGCGTGCTGATCGACGGCACGGGCAGCCCCGGACGTCGCGCCGACGTCCGCATCCGCAACGGGATCGTCGCCGAGGTCGGCCCCGACCTGGCGCCCGATGGAGAAGAGGTGTTCGACGCGGCGGGCGCCACCGTCTGCCCTGGGTTCATCGATTCCCACACGCATCTCGACCCTTCGATGTTCTGGGATCCCGGCTGCGATCCGATGCCGCAGCACGGCGTCACGACGGCGCTGATCGGGAACTGCTCGCTCTCCCTTGCGCCGGTCAAGCCCGAGCACCTCGACGAGGTGATGGACGTCTTCTGTTACATCGAAGACATGCCCATCGAGGACTTCCGTCAGGGAATCCCGTGGAACTGGGAGACCTGGCGCGAGTACCGGGACTCGATGAACGCGAACGGCGCGGCGGTGAACATGGCGTCGCTGATCGGCCACTCGATGCTGCGCATCTACGTGATGGGGGCCGACGCCTGGAAACGCGCCGCCACCGACGCGGAGGTCGATTCCATGTGCGCGGAGTTGTCGGAAGCCCTGGAGGCCGGCTGCTTCGGGATCTCGACCTCGTTCTTCGACGTGGACCGCGCCGGGCGGTTCGTGCCCACGCGGTTCGCCGAGCAGAAGGAGTTCGACGCGCTCGCAGCGACCATGGGCCAGGCCGGGCACGGGCTCGTCGAGTTCATCCCGAACTTCACCGGCGAGACGCCGCTCGAGGAGATGAAGCAGATCGCCGACGCCACCGCGCCCCACGACGGCGTGACGGCCGTTTGGAACGGGCTCCTTCATACGGAACTGGCGCCCGAGCGCAGCGACGAGCTGATCGCCTATTCGCAGGGTCTGCGCGACGCCGGCGCCGACATCTGGCCGATCGCTTCGCCGCGCACCGTGGACTTCAACGTCAACTGGGAGCAGACCATGGTCTTCATGATGCTCCCGGAAGGTTGGAACCAGATCATGCTCGTCCAGGGCGACGAGCGGGCCGCGAAGCTCCGGGATCCCGAGTGGCGGAAGGTCGCGCGTGAAGAGTGGGACCGCGTCGACAAGTCGCTCTTCCCGAATACCCGGCCCGAGTACGCGCGGTTCACGTCGGTGACGAAGCCCGAGAACGAGCGCTGGCTCGCGAAGAGCCTGCAAGACCTCGTCGACGAACGAGGCGGTCACCCGAGCGACGTCTTCGCTGACTGGATCCTCGAGAACGATCTCGAGCCGGGTGTCGTGGCTGCCGGCGTGTCCAACAGCGACGTCGAGGGCGTGGCGAAGATGCTCGTGGACGATCGCGTCATCGTCTCGGCCAGCGATGCGGGGGCGCACGTCCAGATGATGTGCGCCGCGGGCGATACGACGCTGCTCCTCACCCGACACGTCCGCGAACGCGGCGACTTCACCCTCGAAAAGGCGATCTACGAGTTGACCGGCGCGCAATCCGAGCGGCTGGGCTTCAAGGATCGCGGCATCCTCGCGCCGGGCTACGCGGGCGATCTCACCGTCTTCGATCTCGCCGAGCTGGCCTGGGAGCCGGACACTTTCGTTTCCGATCTCCCGAGCGGTGGCGCGCGCCTGCGTCGGCCGCCGGGCGGCTACCGGCTGACGGCGGTCGGCGGCGTCATCACCCCGCGCGACGGCGTCTTGACTGGCGCGAACCCGGGCCGCGTGATCGACGGCGGCGCGCAGCGGCCCGCCGGACACTGA
- a CDS encoding SDR family oxidoreductase: MGELDGRVAIVTGAALGIGRGIAQRFIEEGARVLVADIDVDAGEMAAKELGANAEFARTDASSKSDVEAMVSHAVDRWGRLDILVNNAWGGGKLGRVESKPVELMQHGVNMGFLGPFWAMLAAHPIMKAAGYGRIISICSLNGVNAHMGTVEYNASKEALRSATRTAAREWANTGITANIICPAAKSASFASTMAAHPELIAAADAANPMGRIGDCYEDIAPVALFLASEGSRYLTGNTLFVDGGSHINGSAWAPDLDAAS; encoded by the coding sequence ATGGGTGAGTTGGATGGCCGCGTCGCGATCGTGACGGGAGCGGCCCTCGGCATCGGTCGAGGGATTGCGCAGAGGTTCATCGAAGAGGGCGCGCGCGTCCTGGTCGCCGACATCGACGTCGACGCGGGCGAGATGGCCGCCAAGGAGCTGGGCGCGAACGCGGAGTTCGCGCGAACGGATGCGTCGTCGAAGAGCGACGTCGAGGCGATGGTGTCCCACGCGGTCGACCGCTGGGGACGCCTCGACATCCTCGTGAACAACGCGTGGGGCGGCGGGAAGCTGGGCCGCGTCGAATCGAAGCCGGTCGAGCTGATGCAGCACGGCGTGAACATGGGCTTCCTCGGCCCCTTCTGGGCGATGCTGGCGGCGCACCCGATCATGAAGGCCGCCGGATACGGCCGGATCATCAGCATCTGCTCGCTCAACGGCGTGAATGCGCACATGGGGACGGTCGAGTACAACGCGAGCAAGGAAGCGCTGCGCTCCGCGACGCGCACCGCCGCCCGCGAGTGGGCGAACACGGGAATCACGGCGAACATCATCTGTCCGGCCGCGAAGTCCGCCTCGTTCGCATCGACGATGGCGGCGCACCCGGAGCTCATCGCCGCTGCGGATGCCGCGAATCCGATGGGCCGGATCGGCGACTGCTACGAAGACATCGCGCCCGTGGCGCTCTTTCTCGCGAGTGAGGGCAGTCGCTACCTCACCGGGAACACGCTCTTCGTCGACGGCGGCAGCCACATCAACGGTTCGGCGTGGGCGCCGGACCTGGATGCGGCGTCGTAG
- a CDS encoding D-alanyl-D-alanine carboxypeptidase, producing the protein MALLIACSIASLSAPAGAASWEDEVRSLAGSKGVVYVLSGSGQPLLQLGTREPFIPASTLKIVTGLLAAEYLGLDSHFETHFWIEPSNAGDLLVVKGFGDPFLVSEELDRVAEAVKASLPQGQTLAGVAIDDSYFAPDITIPGVGRSDNPYDALNSAVAVNFNTVHVQRSKGKITSAEPQTPLTPLARRVARQRGVKGKERINLSSRPEDVRRYAAELIAAKLRGVGVSVGDHFETRRAPGRPARVVHASSKSVGDCVGAMLYYSNNYVANQVFLAIGAQERGAPATLAKGVAVANEFLDRHSELSGIVMTEGSGISYDNRVTGPALAGALSLFTPYKHLLREKHGSPNKTGTLKVTKTVAGYLDTREHGTVRYVISLGGGGAARRWKIVDVLRKAL; encoded by the coding sequence ATGGCTCTGCTCATCGCCTGCAGCATCGCCTCGCTGAGCGCGCCCGCCGGCGCTGCCTCCTGGGAGGACGAGGTCCGCTCCCTCGCCGGCAGCAAGGGCGTGGTCTACGTGCTCAGTGGCTCGGGCCAGCCGCTGTTGCAGCTGGGAACGCGGGAGCCCTTCATCCCCGCCTCGACGCTGAAGATCGTGACCGGGTTGCTCGCCGCCGAGTACCTCGGCCTCGATTCCCACTTCGAGACCCACTTCTGGATCGAGCCCAGCAATGCCGGTGACCTGCTGGTGGTCAAGGGCTTCGGGGACCCCTTCCTGGTCTCGGAAGAGCTCGACCGGGTGGCCGAGGCGGTGAAGGCTTCGCTGCCCCAGGGTCAGACGCTGGCCGGTGTGGCGATCGACGACAGCTACTTCGCTCCGGACATCACGATCCCCGGTGTCGGGCGTTCCGACAATCCCTACGACGCGCTCAACTCCGCCGTTGCGGTGAACTTCAACACCGTCCACGTCCAGCGCTCGAAGGGGAAGATCACGAGCGCCGAGCCCCAGACCCCACTGACGCCTCTGGCGCGGCGCGTGGCCCGGCAACGCGGAGTGAAGGGGAAGGAGCGCATCAACCTCTCGAGCCGTCCGGAAGACGTGCGCCGTTACGCCGCGGAGCTGATCGCCGCCAAGCTCCGAGGCGTCGGCGTCTCCGTCGGCGATCACTTCGAGACGCGCCGTGCCCCGGGCCGACCCGCTCGGGTCGTGCACGCGAGCAGCAAGAGCGTCGGCGACTGCGTCGGCGCGATGCTCTACTACTCGAACAACTACGTCGCCAACCAGGTGTTCCTGGCGATCGGTGCCCAGGAGAGAGGGGCACCTGCCACGCTCGCGAAAGGCGTGGCGGTGGCGAACGAGTTCCTCGACCGGCACTCCGAACTCTCGGGCATCGTGATGACCGAGGGCTCCGGGATCTCCTACGACAACCGGGTGACAGGTCCCGCCCTCGCGGGAGCGCTGAGCCTCTTCACTCCTTACAAGCACCTGCTGCGCGAGAAGCACGGGAGCCCCAACAAGACCGGCACCCTGAAGGTCACGAAAACCGTCGCGGGCTACCTCGACACCCGAGAACACGGAACCGTGCGCTACGTGATCAGCCTCGGGGGTGGCGGCGCTGCACGGCGCTGGAAGATCGTCGACGTGCTGCGCAAGGCGCTCTAG